A window from archaeon BMS3Bbin15 encodes these proteins:
- a CDS encoding riboflavin synthase, with amino-acid sequence MVKVGIVDTSFSRVDMGRFVVDEIKKSTTKLKLIRRTVPGIKDLAVACKKLIEEEGCEACIALGMPGPMPKDKASTQVASQGLMLAQLLTNRHILEVFVHEDEANTGKELYALCENRAREHAQNLIRMLLHPEDMVKRAGTGQREGFSDVGTLKI; translated from the coding sequence GACATGGGAAGATTTGTTGTGGATGAAATCAAAAAGAGCACAACAAAGTTAAAATTGATAAGAAGAACGGTTCCGGGGATAAAGGATCTGGCTGTAGCCTGTAAGAAGCTTATCGAAGAGGAAGGTTGCGAAGCCTGTATAGCACTGGGTATGCCAGGTCCGATGCCCAAAGACAAAGCCTCGACTCAGGTTGCTTCTCAGGGCCTGATGCTTGCCCAGCTTCTCACCAACAGGCATATTCTTGAAGTATTTGTTCATGAAGATGAGGCAAACACAGGGAAAGAGCTTTATGCACTCTGCGAAAACAGGGCAAGAGAACATGCTCAGAATTTAATAAGAATGCTACTCCACCCTGAAGATATGGTTAAGAGGGCTGGAACAGGGCAGAGGGAGGGCTTTTCTGATGTCGGAACTCTGAAGATTTAG